Proteins co-encoded in one Quercus robur chromosome 8, dhQueRobu3.1, whole genome shotgun sequence genomic window:
- the LOC126695710 gene encoding uncharacterized protein LOC126695710, translating into MGRHCFYVYYDGEQYFHDLHGLSYRGESVKQKLIELKWGTHLRKMHRKIMEALRLDKESHKISIVYRAPQILVSTQVVYNSNPLGCDADVDMMWAVIKRTPQFIASDLYVTVEAVGFHGSASSQHASGVEEPHSLSVDVHPPFAYATPFPYNNQPCSAVDHLDNTEVVGATNTHDVGGSSHKYEHVQADMDGGIDIDANRDVYKEFIDNDGPVDDAEVLDVPLIENNEEDCFTTVPIPEWFTSNTWDNINDPSPALGTGHLTSWHKGDHPARGMLFKNKASVQYVLTLYSVGHNKQYKVIKSDTNRLVVRCIHDACLWSIRANCSKKHGMWVISTCKGPHSCSSLQLVTDGWMMDSKFISIALEKYVWEDLTRKVRDLRSMLHARHGHDVTMYKVWEAKQKTVARIYGDFDESYAELPRFLAALSDADPDIVTILKCDPHVPGTCIFNSVFWAFGPCIRGFRHCRSVISIDATHLYGKYKGKLLIAMATDGNNEVYPLAFAVVESESTETWGWFLACLLTYVTDRTNLCIISDRHRGIQSCFDDTTRGYLQPPLTHHRYCLRHLVSNVNTNFNSVPLKNLVWNAATANQVRKFENTMDCVKNVNPTAYDYLKEVNQEKWTLVHDHGHRYGAMTTNLSECFNGVLKGARSLPITAMVKFTFYKVNSYFDERRKKTLEKLEEGQVWCKYAYDKFEENQEKAKLHIVRRMSAEQRLYTVETQSSLLNTGGGDHTHRVSLIDMTCTCDKWEANKIPCSHLIAVCAKHNHDATEYMDHFYRVEERYHSYESIFQPLKDRLEWPEAAERRTVMPNQQLIREKGRPKSTRIRNEMDDEDRELPTSLWIENGPKLKCGLCCQDGHNRRTCPTRNVA; encoded by the coding sequence ATGGGTCGTCACTGCTTCTACGTTTACTATGATGGGGAACAGTATTTCCATGACTTGCATGGGCTGTCCTATAGAGGCGAGTCAGTGAAGCAGAAGCTCATTGAGTTGAAATGGGGAACACACTTGAGAAAAATGCACCGGAAGATAATGGAAGCTCTACGGTTGGACAAGGAGTCACATAAGATATCCATCGTGTACCGTGCCCCCCAGATACTTGTGAGTACTCAGGTTGTCTACAACTCAAATCCGTTGGGTTGCGATGCTGACGTGGACATGATGTGGGCAGTGATTAAGCGGACCCCCCAGTTCATAGCGTCCGACTTGTATGTAACTGTTGAGGCTGTTGGGTTCCATGGTAGTGCAAGTTCACAGCATGCCAGTGGGGTGGAAGAGCCACACTCATTGTCGGTTGACGTGCATCCTCCCTTTGCCTATGCCACGCCTTTCCCCTACAATAATCAACCATGTAGTGCGGTTGATCATTTGGACAACACCGAAGTGGTGGGCGCCACCAATACACATGATGTGGGAGGGTCTAGTCACAAATATGAACATGTCCAAGCTGATATGGACGGGGGAATTGATATTGATGCCAACCGAGATGTGTACAAAGAGTTCATTGATAATGATGGACCAGTGGACGACGCGGAGGTCTTAGATGTACCACTGATCGAAAATAACGAGGAGGATTGCTTTACAACAGTTCCTATCCCAGAATGGTTCACATCAAACACATGGGACAATATTAATGACCCATCCCCTGCATTGGGTACAGGACATCTTACAAGTTGGCATAAAGGTGACCACCCAGCAAGGGGGATGCTATTCAAGAATAAAGCCTCTGTTCAATATGTGTTGACCCTTTACTCTGTGGGGCATAATAAGCAATACAAGGTCATCAAGTCTGACACCAATAGGCTGGTTGTGCGGTGCATACATGACGCATGTCTGTGGTCAATTCGGGCCAATTGCAGCAAGAAGCACGGGATGTGGGTTATCAGTACATGTAAGGGTCCCCATAGTTGCTCATCCCTCCAGCTAGTAACTGATGGGTGGATGATGGATTCAAAGTTCATCTCCATTGCACTTGAGAAGTATGTATGGGAGGACCTAACCCGAAAGGTAAGGGACTTGCGTAGTATGTTGCATGCAAGGCATGGGCATGATGTAACTATGTACAAGGTTTGGGAAGCCAAACAGAAGACAGTTGCACGTATTTACGGGGATTTTGACGAGTCGTACGCAGAATTGCCACGATTTCTAGCTGCATTGTCTGATGCAGATCCGGATATTGTGACCATATTAAAGTGTGACCCCCATGTCCCGGGGACTTGTATATTCAACTCCGTGTTTTGGGCTTTCGGTCCGTGTATTAGAGGGTTCAGGCATTGCAGGTCGGTGATAAGCATAGATGCAACGCACCTCTATGGCAAGTACAAAGGAAAGTTGTTGATAGCAATGGCAACAGATGGTAACAACGAAGTTTATCCACTCGCATTTGCTGTTGTCGAAAGCGAGAGCACGGAGACATGGGGATGGTTCTTGGCATGCCTGTTGACCTATGTTACAGACCGGACCAATTTGTGTATAATATCCGACAGGCATCGTGGGATACAATCATGCTTCGATGACACCACTAGGGGCTACTTGCAACCGCCCTTAACCCATCACCGGTATTGCCTCCGCCATTTAGTAAGCAATGTTAACACTAACTTCAATAGTGTGCCGTTGAAGAACTTGGTATGGAACGCAGCAACTGCGAATCAAGTTAGGAAGTTTGAGAACACCATGGATTGCGTCAAGAATGTCAACCCGACTGCGTACGACTATCTTAAGGAGGTAAATCAAGAAAAGTGGACACTTGTACATGACCATGGGCACCGAtatggggcaatgacaaccaacctGTCAGAGTGCTTCAATGGGGTACTTAAGGGCGCACGTAGCTTGCCCATAACTGCAATGGTGAAGTTTACATTTTACAAGGTGAACTCATACTTTGACGAACGTCgaaaaaaaaccctagagaagTTGGAAGAGGGGCAAGTGTGGTGCAAATATGCCTATGACAAGTTCGAGGAAAATCAAGAGAAGGCGAAACTCCATATTGTTAGAAGGATGAGTGCGGAACAACGGTTATATACAGTGGAGACACAGTCTTCACTGTTGAACACTGGCGGGGGAGATCACACCCATAGGGTTTCCCTCATAGACATGACATGCACATGCGACAAATGGGAAGCAAACAAGATCCCCTGTTCCCACTTGATAGCAGTTTGTGCCAAACACAACCATGATGCCACTGAGTATATGGATCATTTCTACCGCGTTGAAGAACGGTATCACAGCTATGAGTCGATATTCCAACCACTGAAAGATAGGTTAGAATGGCCGGAGGCAGCAGAAAGGAGAACCGTGATGCCAAACCAGCAGTTGATCCGTGAGAAAGGTCGGCCAAAGTCCACGAGAATCCGCAATGAGATGGATGACGAGGATAGGGAGTTGCCAACCTCATTGTGGATTGAGAATGGACCAAAGTTGAAGTGTGGGTTGTGTTGCCAAGATGGTCATAACCGTCGTACATGTCCAACTCGAAATGTGGCTTGA
- the LOC126695711 gene encoding B3 domain-containing transcription factor VRN1-like, producing MLWRFFLQRIPDKFVQKFGVDLSDMAFLTIPNGRKWKVKLTQHAGGVWFQNGWSEFASSHGVAVGHLLVFKYKGNSHFDVLIFDAPATEIDYTLDDELQVHRIEDDESDDSSVEIIKLFYRGEGSGSAHPKKDGDVAKNLVIANAFKSENPLFIVIMRPSYVNGKDRASLPQDIINYLPREGFTKDYTKASILPVKLQIVDRLWPVKLYIYERSGGSSRVVSAGWSAFVRENSLRVGDVCVFELIMRDGVVLNVHIFKCQD from the exons ATGTTATGGAGATTCTTTTTACAGCGGATTCCAGATAAGTTCGTGCAGAAATTTGGAGTGGACCTGTCAGATATGGCCTTTCTCACTATTCCAAATGGTAGAAAATGGAAAGTCAAGTTGACACAACATGCTGGGGGGGTTTGGTTTCAAAATGGTTGGTCCGAATTTGCAAGCTCTCATGGTGTAGCCGTGGGGCACTTGCTGGTTTTCAAATATAAAGGAAATTCACACTTTGATGTACTTATATTTGATGCCCCTGCAACAGAAATAGACTATACTTTAGACGACGAACTCCAAGTTCATAGGATTGAAGATGATGAGAGTGATGACAGCTCTGTTGAAATCATCAAACTCTTTTATAGGGGAGAGGGTTCAG GATCAGCCCATCCTAAGAAAGACGGTGATGTAGCTAAAAATCTTGTTATAGCCAATGCTTTTAAATCAgaaaatccccttttcattGTTATCATGCGTCCATCCTACGTTAATGGCAAGGATCGTGCG AGTTTACCCCAAGACATTATCAACTACTTACCGAGAGAAGGGTTTACCAAGGACTACACCAAAGCAAGTATACTCCCTGTCAAGCTCCAGATTGTGGACCGATTATGGCCTGTGAAGCTATACATTTATGAACGAAGTGGGGGTTCATCACGTGTCGTATCAGCTGGTTGGTCTGCATTTGTGAGGGAAAATAGTTTGCGAGTAGGAGATGTTTGCGTATTTGAGCTGATTATGAGGGACGGTGTTGTGTTAAACGTCCACATTTTCAAGTGCCAAGACTAA